GTTGGCCTGCAATCATGGATCCGAAAGAACTATAGCATACATTTAAGAGCACCGCAATAGGGGAGCCCTTGAGTAGTTTGTCATCTCACATCAGCTCATTCCGAAAACCAGAGGAAAGCCACAGGCGAAGGTCGTTTTGCCTGCGCACATATAGTACCTATATCTGTATCTGAAAATCAGCTGCAGCCCGAGATAAAAATCGATTTTGAGGCGACAGTCATGGAACGCTCAAGTGTCCCGGCACGCCTATCGCCTCTAATTGCTGCCATCCCCTTCGTCCACACCCCCGCGAAACACTCACCCCGCAGGACTCATCACGGGCAGGTATGTGGAAGTGGAGTCCACGGTGCGTATGGTTGTGTTTCCCCGCAGCACAATCTTCTCGCGCGTTGTGCGCCTGTAGGTCGTTTCTTCGCCCCGCATTCTGCTCCGCTAATTTTGACAAAATTTTCTCGATGAATTTGGATTTTTTCACAATTGTTTTTTGATAGTTTTCTTGTTTACTTTGGTCCgaaaaggttaaaaaattttgcatcTGTTCTTCACACAGGCAACGTCAGAATGGGGACTAAAAGAGGGATACAGAGCGAGCGAGGGAGGAAAGGATGCTGCGAAAAAGCTTTGGCTCTCTGCCCAGCTTTTCTCTCTCTTAGCGTCCTGGCTTTCAATCCGAAATTGTAAACAATTGCGCAATTTTCGCCTGCTGTTGCTCCTCCACTCGCCTCGATGCACAAATGGTCACTAAATACTGGATTTGTTGTGGCCAACTCGGCCTGCCAGCCGCATTGCAACGCCCAGTGGGTTAAGATTGGGTGGGGGAAGGTCGGCTTTTGGTGGTGTTTTTCAAGGAGGAAAGCTCAGAAACCCGTTTCCATCCTTTAGGAGTAccaaatcgaattttatttaaaattatgcacTTTACTTTCAATAAATTTCTTGAGCAATgctgaagaaaaataaaaatagtttaaaataatcaaaaaggaATGGAATTATCACGAATAATCTAGGACAATAAAAGTAACAGAAAACGATTTAAAATTCGTTATTTGTAGCTATAGTTTCCTTGCGCACTCCTTTTTCTTCTACAAATAAAATGCGCCTTTTAACCCACTCAGAAgaacaaatatatatgcatCTTTATTgatcgatttttaaaaaactacttaaaaattcGAATAATAAattacgatttaaaaaacagtattacattaaaattcaattctcAGTTAGTTTGGCGACTAGCCTGTCATTACACAATATTATTGACGATCAGAAATTGAATGAACTTTGCTTTAACACTCAAATTGCATTTGAATCCCTAGTTATAGTTGTGTGTAAACAGTGACAGAAAGTTGTAAATAGTTTGGGGCAGTTTTTCAAACCTTCGGCCACGACTCACAGAATGGCTCTGTGCAGATCGATGAACggaattcaaaattaaaatacatgaGGAAAATGAAACGGTTTCGAAATTTGTAGAAAAAGTGAACTAATTATGAACTAAGCGAGGAAGTAGCCATCCGCAGACGTAAACATAGATTGatgtttgcatattttcatgtgtaaatatatataaaacgtTTCTAACAAACACGAGGCACGTCGAAATGTAAGTAAGCAAAAATGAAGTGATCTCTTTAggttggtttttggtttttattccGACTCGGGGAAATTTGGTGGCTTCAGTTGCTTCTTGTCTTTAGTTGACCTCACAAGGCTgcgtgtgtgtatatatatgtgtatatggaTAAGAGTCTATTTAATCATTTTGAACGGTTTAACTTTCAACTAACAATAACTTTAACGCCGACGCTTCGTTTAGTTTCGACCATATGTTTTCCCTTCCTGTACGACTAAGTGTGCGATACCTTAACAGCTGCATAACTTTAGATTTACCATAGTTTCATTACGCTCTTGTGCACTAGTGTTTCGAGTTAGTTTCAAGTTTCCAAATTATTTACAACTAGCCCTGCTCTCCGACGTTTACTAGTTTGGCGAGTATTTAGATTACTGGAACTTGCGCGTGGCAGTTCTGGCCTTCCAGGCCTTGACCAGGTTGTAGGCGAAGTACAGCGTGAATCCGTGCACCTGGAAGCCTACGAAGCAGAAGGCGTACCAGAACACCCCGTACGGATAGCCCTGTAGGGATACCAAGGATTAGTAGCGTTCTCTGGGGAATTTTTGGGCCTGCCACTTACGCGCCACACAAAAATGTCCGTCTCGTCCAGCTCCACGGACTTGTCCAGCGTGGCGAACTCCCACACGTCCGAGAAGTAGTAGGCGAAGCAGTAGAACAGCGGCAGGATGGCGAACAGCAGGATGGCCACCATGTACTTCTGCATCTCGCGCACCTTGTTGCCCCGGGCGGCCGAGAGGCCCAGGAAGCTGGTGAGCAGCGACCCGGCCCACACGTACTCCCACCACAGCGGAGGCGGCACCTCCAGCTCCTCGATCTCCAGCACGAAGATGTCCAGGCGGTCCAGGATGTCCGACGTGAGCTTGGCCAGCATCACGAAGAAGAGCAGGGCGTGAAAGAAGATGCAGAACTTCAACCTGGACTTGTTCAGCAGGCTGAAAGAGAAAGCGGTCGTTCAGTGGGGGATCTGTGTGGACTGAGCCCGTTACTGGGGCGCACATGCTGCCCAGCTGGCACTTTGCCCACCCGCCCCCTTCGCGCCCGCCAGTGGGTGCGAGCTCCAGGTCGTGGGGGGAGCTCCTGGGGGCCACTTGTGATGTGCATTGCTGCCATGGCTGACTACTGCCGCAGGCGCCCCAGTAATTAGATAATTTCGTGTGTGTGGGAGAGAGCTGCCGATGAGATGCAGTGTTATTAACCTAATTTGATATGTGCCAGCTACGCGCTGCCTGAACTCGAAGTCGTTGCCGTCGGTGCCCGCGACCATTGGACCGCCGCGCGTTGCCATTTCGTTGCCTTCGTGGTTCGTTGTCACACGTCGTGTCGttgcttatttttaataaataattgcacAAAAAATAGAGCTGGAACTGAAATCGATGTTtgatcgatagtatcgatgccTGAGAAGGAAACATCGATACCACCgatggtttttaaattaaaccatttgaaattgttatttgtttacatttcgtaGCTTGActttgaagaaaaaataatacaaatagaaAACAATTGCAATTTCGTATTTCGCCTTTCACTCACTGAGCTTTTCTCAAGCAccagaatttaattttggatcttttaatttatcaatttaaaattaaggttGGTAATCCGCGTtccattcaaaaatatttatttacacaaCATTCAAGAAAGACATACAAATATCGATTACAACTAGTAAATAGTTGACAACGCGGTTGTGGAGGTTGACTCTGCTAAAAAAAGGGTTGTATGGATGGGTAACTCTACTGAAAGTaaagtaaatgtaaatgtcaatgtaaaaaattgttaataacccgtttttgtaaaaaacacgttgtGTAAATATCAcatttagggtgttcaattgcgttgcaaacgttgtaaagtgtaaaagtgtaaggcagttccaacaacaatttctatacaacaaaattttcaaaagt
This portion of the Drosophila takahashii strain IR98-3 E-12201 chromosome 3R, DtakHiC1v2, whole genome shotgun sequence genome encodes:
- the jagn gene encoding protein jagunal: MATRGGPMVAGTDGNDFEFRQRVAGTYQISLLNKSRLKFCIFFHALLFFVMLAKLTSDILDRLDIFVLEIEELEVPPPLWWEYVWAGSLLTSFLGLSAARGNKVREMQKYMVAILLFAILPLFYCFAYYFSDVWEFATLDKSVELDETDIFVWRGYPYGVFWYAFCFVGFQVHGFTLYFAYNLVKAWKARTATRKFQ